A genomic window from Micromonospora violae includes:
- the amcA gene encoding multiple cyclophane-containing RiPP AmcA, giving the protein MPETTSHRRPEREADDGVTERVRDAGPALVALLQEAEDARRLRSEVSGGDGSSAVCAWNHFENIPTFYNWNNRPR; this is encoded by the coding sequence ATGCCCGAGACCACCAGTCACCGGCGGCCTGAGCGCGAAGCGGACGACGGAGTCACCGAACGGGTGCGGGACGCGGGTCCCGCGCTCGTCGCCCTGCTCCAGGAGGCCGAGGACGCACGGCGGCTGCGTTCGGAGGTGTCGGGCGGGGACGGCTCCAGCGCGGTCTGCGCGTGGAACCACTTCGAGAACATCCCGACGTTCTACAACTGGAACAACCGCCCGCGCTGA
- a CDS encoding DUF3073 domain-containing protein produces MGRGRAKAKQTKVARELKYHSPNTDLTALQRELAGAGKSEHHFDDDSKEFVDDDDEDHADDDPDPWVRPTR; encoded by the coding sequence ATGGGGCGCGGCCGTGCTAAGGCCAAGCAGACGAAGGTGGCGCGGGAGTTGAAGTACCACTCCCCGAACACCGACCTCACCGCCTTGCAGCGCGAACTGGCGGGTGCTGGTAAGTCTGAGCACCACTTCGACGACGACTCTAAAGAGTTCGTCGACGACGATGATGAGGATCACGCGGACGACGATCCGGATCCCTGGGTCCGTCCGACCCGCTGA